In Brevinematia bacterium, the following proteins share a genomic window:
- a CDS encoding aspartate carbamoyltransferase catalytic subunit produces MKHLLGIKDLSEKEIFSILELGEIYRDKLINNRNSISQNLREKVVVNLFFEPSTRTRMSFEIASSLLGAKVINFSENVSSIQKGESRLDTLKTIEAMRADAVVIRSSIQGLPYLLARDLKDISIINAGDGSHEHPSQALLDALTIKLKFGDLRKVKLSIVGDILFSRVARSNILLMKKIGNDNIMVFGPTTLLPKEIELFGVRIAKSFEEVFEFSDVIMLLRIQTERQNSAYVPSTREYRKFWGLTEEKLETFRRKVFIMHPGPVNRDVEVSSDIIYCDNSLILDQVTSGVAIRMSILSHILTSKHQN; encoded by the coding sequence ATGAAGCATCTTTTGGGTATAAAGGATTTATCGGAAAAAGAAATTTTTTCAATACTTGAGCTTGGTGAGATTTATAGGGATAAGCTCATAAACAATCGTAACAGTATAAGTCAGAACTTGAGGGAGAAGGTGGTAGTCAATCTTTTCTTTGAGCCTTCAACAAGAACTAGAATGAGTTTTGAAATAGCTTCAAGTTTATTAGGTGCTAAAGTGATAAACTTTTCTGAGAATGTAAGTTCAATTCAGAAAGGTGAGAGTAGGTTAGATACCCTGAAAACCATAGAAGCTATGAGAGCGGATGCAGTAGTTATAAGATCAAGTATTCAAGGACTGCCCTATCTTTTAGCAAGAGATCTTAAGGATATCAGTATAATAAACGCTGGTGATGGTTCTCATGAACATCCGTCTCAGGCTTTGCTTGATGCCCTTACGATCAAGCTAAAGTTTGGTGATCTTAGAAAGGTTAAGTTGTCAATAGTGGGTGATATTTTGTTTAGTAGGGTTGCGAGGTCAAATATTTTACTTATGAAAAAGATAGGAAATGACAATATCATGGTGTTTGGACCAACTACTCTACTTCCCAAAGAGATTGAATTATTTGGGGTGAGAATTGCTAAAAGCTTTGAAGAGGTTTTTGAGTTTTCCGATGTGATAATGCTTTTAAGAATTCAAACAGAGAGGCAAAACTCTGCTTATGTTCCTTCTACAAGAGAATACAGGAAATTCTGGGGACTGACAGAAGAGAAACTAGAAACCTTTAGGAGGAAGGTGTTTATCATGCATCCTGGGCCTGTGAACAGAGATGTTGAAGTTTCGTCAGATATTATATACTGTGACAATTCTCTGATTCTAGATCAAGTAACAAGCGGAGTTGCAATAAGAATGAGTATCCTATCTCATATCTTAACTTCAAAGCACCAGAATTGA
- a CDS encoding RidA family protein has protein sequence MEFFEKVGGITPVGHYSFAVKLDNGLLYLSGQISIDEAGNLVGSTVAEQARNILKNVEKVLLEAGYSTRDVFKVVVYITDMSKFSEFNEVYKEFFGEHKPVRTTVGVRELPRGALVEIEAYAYK, from the coding sequence ATGGAGTTTTTTGAAAAGGTTGGAGGTATTACTCCTGTTGGACATTATTCATTTGCAGTAAAGCTGGATAATGGTCTTCTCTATCTTTCAGGGCAGATAAGTATTGATGAAGCTGGGAATTTAGTAGGTAGCACTGTTGCGGAGCAGGCTAGGAACATTTTGAAAAATGTGGAAAAGGTTCTCCTTGAGGCGGGATATTCAACCAGAGACGTATTCAAGGTTGTTGTATATATAACGGATATGTCAAAGTTTTCCGAGTTCAATGAGGTATATAAGGAATTCTTTGGGGAACACAAGCCAGTGCGCACAACAGTAGGAGTTAGAGAGCTTCCCAGAGGAGCTCTGGTTGAGATTGAAGCTTATGCTTACAAGTGA